The Bacillus carboniphilus genome contains a region encoding:
- a CDS encoding zinc-finger domain-containing protein: MEKKQVIETVTKLMDDYCTDCFLKKHFKKEFGKTYAHSFCINKCTVGQKVKHYGSYLQSKEGNS, from the coding sequence ATGGAAAAAAAGCAAGTAATTGAGACTGTGACAAAGTTGATGGATGATTATTGTACAGATTGCTTCTTAAAAAAACATTTTAAAAAAGAGTTTGGCAAAACGTATGCCCACTCTTTTTGTATAAATAAGTGTACGGTAGGACAGAAAGTGAAACATTATGGAAGCTATCTTCAAAGTAAAGAAGGGAACAGTTAA
- a CDS encoding 5'-3' exonuclease has translation MKQDTLLLIDGFNLLSRGYFATAYNKTEDQIQKSSKGQYTNALRIFFQKLFNLINDHGITHLAVAWDVKREDTSRRQKYDFYKASRNELPLPLIQQYETLKEVLNMIGIKQLEMSPYEADDIIGTLSTKWTKETQGSCLIYSNDKDLLQLLNQQTSQIIAKKKEEIIYTINHFKSEYGIDSKQWIDVKALLGDKSDNIPGCPGVGEKSALPLVQEYHSVEELFEKIDQLDKKYNRYKKKLTEGRESVFISKELATIFCEITDFDMLNFQELKLALSQDHILAVMEELELKIKLNLKAV, from the coding sequence ATGAAACAAGATACATTATTACTAATTGACGGTTTCAATTTGTTAAGTAGGGGTTATTTTGCAACTGCTTATAATAAAACAGAAGATCAAATACAAAAATCAAGTAAAGGCCAATATACGAATGCATTAAGAATATTTTTTCAAAAATTATTTAATTTAATAAATGATCATGGAATTACTCATCTTGCTGTTGCATGGGATGTAAAGAGAGAAGACACAAGTAGAAGACAAAAGTATGATTTTTATAAGGCTTCGCGAAATGAACTACCGTTACCTCTTATACAACAATATGAAACGCTAAAAGAAGTTCTTAATATGATCGGAATAAAACAATTAGAAATGTCACCATATGAAGCGGATGACATAATTGGCACTCTTTCAACAAAATGGACAAAAGAAACACAAGGTAGTTGTTTAATCTATAGTAACGATAAAGATCTCCTTCAGCTTCTTAATCAACAGACGTCACAAATCATTGCGAAAAAGAAAGAAGAGATTATATACACAATTAATCACTTTAAAAGTGAATATGGAATAGACTCAAAGCAATGGATTGATGTGAAGGCATTATTGGGTGATAAGAGTGATAACATCCCCGGATGTCCTGGAGTTGGTGAAAAGTCAGCTCTCCCTCTAGTACAAGAGTATCATTCGGTAGAAGAGCTTTTTGAAAAAATTGATCAATTAGATAAAAAATATAACCGGTATAAGAAGAAATTAACAGAAGGAAGAGAATCGGTCTTTATTAGTAAAGAATTAGCGACAATATTCTGTGAGATTACCGATTTTGACATGTTAAACTTTCAAGAATTGAAGTTAGCCCTTAGTCAAGATCACATATTAGCAGTAATGGAGGAGTTAGAATTAAAAATTAAGCTTAACTTAAAAGCTGTTTAG
- a CDS encoding carboxypeptidase M32, whose product MEATEQKFLSFIQKMQSYNEAISLMFWDLRTGAPKKAVEGRSQVIGNLSSEVFEMSTSEEMESYITELIKPENFETLSEVTQKSLVECKKEFDRNKKIPAEEYKEYVILQSKAEAVWEEAKEKSDFSLFAPFLQKLVEFNQKFVEYWGYEGNKYNTLLDIYEPGITVDILDDVFHQLRERIVPLVHKISEAKAPKTDFLFETFSKEKQREFSMQILKQLGYDFEAGRLDETVHPFAISLNRQDVRITTKYDENDFRTSVFGTIHECGHAVYEQNISEKLEGTPLADGTSMGIHESQSLFFENFIGRHYGFWKKNYQLFKEYAPKAFTDVSLDDYYKAINESKPSLIRIEADELTYPLHIMIRYEIEKALINGEVAVENLPKIWNEKYEEYLGVTPKNDAEGVLQDVHWSGGSFGYFPSYALGYMYAAQFKHKMLEDLPNYDELMENGDYIKVKEWLTNNIHQFGKLKKPLEILQDVTGESLNAQFLIDYLEDKYSRIYGL is encoded by the coding sequence ATGGAAGCGACTGAACAAAAGTTTTTAAGTTTTATACAAAAGATGCAAAGTTACAATGAAGCAATTTCACTTATGTTTTGGGATCTTCGCACAGGTGCACCAAAAAAAGCTGTTGAAGGTCGATCCCAAGTGATTGGTAATTTGTCTTCAGAAGTCTTTGAAATGTCTACTTCAGAGGAAATGGAATCTTACATAACAGAACTAATAAAACCTGAAAACTTTGAAACTCTTTCAGAAGTGACACAAAAATCATTAGTAGAATGCAAGAAGGAATTCGATCGCAATAAGAAAATACCAGCAGAAGAGTATAAAGAATATGTCATCTTACAATCAAAGGCAGAAGCCGTTTGGGAAGAGGCAAAAGAAAAGTCAGATTTTTCACTATTTGCTCCTTTTCTTCAAAAACTTGTCGAGTTTAACCAAAAGTTTGTTGAATATTGGGGTTATGAAGGGAATAAATATAATACTCTTTTAGATATTTACGAGCCAGGTATTACGGTTGATATTCTTGATGACGTGTTTCATCAATTGAGAGAACGAATTGTACCATTAGTACATAAAATTTCTGAAGCAAAGGCTCCAAAAACGGACTTTCTGTTCGAAACATTTTCAAAAGAAAAGCAAAGAGAATTTTCTATGCAAATTTTAAAACAGTTAGGCTATGATTTTGAAGCAGGCCGATTAGATGAAACGGTGCATCCATTTGCTATTTCGTTAAATCGCCAAGATGTGAGAATTACAACGAAATATGACGAGAACGATTTCCGTACTTCTGTTTTTGGAACGATTCACGAATGTGGTCATGCCGTTTATGAACAAAACATTTCAGAAAAACTCGAAGGAACGCCTTTAGCGGATGGAACATCCATGGGGATTCACGAATCACAATCTCTATTCTTTGAAAACTTTATCGGTAGACATTATGGATTCTGGAAAAAAAATTATCAACTATTTAAAGAATATGCACCAAAGGCATTTACAGATGTGTCTTTAGATGATTATTATAAAGCCATTAACGAATCAAAGCCTTCTCTTATTCGTATTGAAGCGGATGAATTAACGTATCCTCTGCATATTATGATTCGCTATGAAATTGAAAAAGCGCTGATTAATGGAGAAGTAGCAGTGGAAAATCTACCGAAAATATGGAATGAAAAATATGAAGAATATTTAGGGGTTACTCCGAAAAATGATGCAGAAGGTGTATTGCAAGATGTTCATTGGTCTGGTGGAAGCTTCGGGTATTTCCCATCGTATGCACTAGGATATATGTATGCAGCTCAATTTAAGCATAAAATGCTTGAAGATTTACCCAACTACGATGAATTGATGGAGAACGGTGACTATATAAAAGTGAAAGAATGGTTAACGAACAACATTCACCAATTTGGAAAACTGAAAAAACCGCTTGAAATTCTTCAAGATGTAACGGGTGAATCATTAAACGCTCAGTTTTTAATTGATTACCTTGAAGATAAGTATTCACGTATTTATGGTTTATAA
- a CDS encoding dynamin family protein — MNQRHTELAFQYIKESDAIIYLTYYNHPFSIADQQFIEQLKRTKDTFTLNKNFFIVNAIDLAKNEVERQEVTDYVSNRLAQFQLQNRLFALSSKKEQDQQTDEFQEFRDQFSYFLEHDVSSLLVNTGLQDITSIIHLMKEKISLQTLSEKERKETIDKWSIHYKRLVQKMDGVDSQVSYLAVTQEIEQLLHYVEKRLSMKISDFFKECYHPGQFVNQQESMLDCLLSCFEQFVNLMEVEIFNELSITTVRIENYIKKVIYSHIPSSDHVHLEDLLIEEKYVHVNLQEWLTFDPNKIHAPYKSVKQFIEKERKEQLLEYFQVKLSETFERMAKEYLLDWTKYYQEAYNNALQQVKKDYAEQTTNYLDQLTSTINEKDLTVYQKVVENLEEIKRQLAQ; from the coding sequence ATGAACCAACGTCACACAGAACTCGCGTTTCAATATATAAAAGAATCAGATGCGATTATATACTTAACGTACTATAATCATCCATTCTCCATTGCGGATCAACAGTTTATTGAACAATTAAAGAGAACCAAGGATACATTTACTTTAAATAAAAATTTCTTTATTGTTAATGCGATCGACTTAGCCAAAAATGAAGTTGAAAGGCAGGAAGTAACTGATTATGTTTCAAATCGGTTAGCACAATTTCAGTTACAAAATAGATTATTTGCATTATCTAGTAAGAAAGAACAAGACCAGCAAACAGATGAGTTTCAAGAGTTTCGAGATCAATTCTCTTATTTTTTAGAGCATGATGTAAGTTCTCTATTAGTGAATACTGGACTGCAGGACATAACGTCCATCATTCATCTCATGAAAGAAAAAATATCATTGCAAACATTATCTGAAAAAGAAAGAAAAGAGACAATTGATAAATGGAGCATTCATTATAAAAGATTGGTACAAAAAATGGATGGAGTCGATTCTCAAGTTAGCTATTTAGCTGTTACACAAGAAATTGAGCAATTACTTCATTATGTTGAAAAGCGTTTATCGATGAAAATAAGTGATTTTTTTAAGGAATGCTATCATCCTGGGCAATTTGTTAATCAACAAGAGTCGATGCTAGATTGTTTACTTTCTTGTTTTGAACAATTTGTGAACTTAATGGAAGTAGAAATTTTCAATGAATTGTCGATAACGACTGTAAGGATTGAAAATTATATAAAGAAAGTGATATATAGCCATATACCTTCTTCCGACCATGTTCACTTAGAAGATCTATTGATTGAGGAAAAGTATGTTCATGTAAATTTGCAAGAGTGGCTAACTTTTGATCCTAATAAAATTCATGCTCCTTATAAGAGTGTTAAACAATTTATCGAAAAAGAGCGTAAAGAGCAGCTTTTAGAATATTTTCAGGTTAAGCTCTCAGAAACCTTTGAGAGAATGGCAAAGGAATATTTACTGGACTGGACAAAATACTATCAAGAAGCTTATAATAATGCACTGCAACAAGTGAAGAAAGATTATGCAGAGCAAACAACAAACTATTTAGATCAATTAACCTCCACGATTAATGAAAAAGATTTAACAGTCTATCAAAAAGTAGTTGAGAATTTAGAAGAGATCAAAAGGCAGTTAGCTCAATAG
- a CDS encoding THUMP domain-containing class I SAM-dependent RNA methyltransferase gives MNKFKIIATCAMGLEAIVAKEVRALGYDCQVDNGKVIVQGDQKAIVRMNLWLRCADRIKVEIGQFSALSFDELFERTKELPWELYIGTNGKFPVIGKSVKSQLSSVPDCQRIVKKAIVERIKLYRSEGADWVEESGPTYPIEVALLKDKATILMDTSGSGLHKRGFRLDQGEAPIKETLAAALVQLTNWTPDKPFIDPCCGSGTIVLEAALIGQNIAPGFNREFISEQWQWMDQGIWNESRQEVEDLANYDQPLQIIGSDIDHKMIQIAKGNAQEAGFSDLISFKQMQLKDLRVNTLNGVIVTNPPYGERLGDKPEVEQLYRDMGEVFSPLDTWSIYILTSHPHFEQLYGKKATKKRKLFNGFIKTDYYQFWGNKK, from the coding sequence ATGAACAAATTTAAAATAATTGCAACCTGTGCAATGGGGCTTGAAGCAATCGTTGCCAAAGAGGTAAGAGCTTTAGGGTACGATTGTCAAGTGGATAATGGAAAAGTCATCGTACAAGGAGACCAAAAAGCCATTGTTAGAATGAACCTTTGGTTAAGATGTGCAGATAGAATAAAAGTCGAAATTGGTCAATTTAGTGCATTGTCTTTTGATGAGTTATTTGAAAGGACAAAAGAACTACCTTGGGAGCTGTATATAGGTACAAACGGAAAATTTCCTGTTATCGGAAAATCCGTTAAATCTCAATTATCGAGTGTCCCCGATTGTCAAAGGATTGTAAAAAAAGCTATTGTTGAACGTATTAAGCTCTATAGATCAGAAGGAGCAGATTGGGTAGAAGAAAGTGGTCCCACATACCCTATAGAAGTGGCTTTACTAAAAGATAAAGCGACAATATTAATGGACACTAGTGGATCAGGTTTACATAAACGCGGCTTCAGGTTAGATCAAGGAGAAGCTCCAATAAAAGAGACTTTAGCAGCAGCGCTTGTTCAACTTACTAATTGGACACCAGATAAACCTTTTATTGATCCATGTTGCGGTTCTGGAACGATTGTTTTGGAGGCTGCATTGATTGGACAAAATATTGCTCCAGGCTTTAATCGTGAATTTATTAGTGAACAATGGCAGTGGATGGATCAAGGAATTTGGAATGAGTCTAGGCAAGAAGTTGAAGATCTAGCGAACTATGATCAACCTTTACAAATAATAGGATCTGATATTGATCATAAAATGATTCAGATTGCAAAAGGGAACGCGCAAGAAGCAGGTTTTTCTGATCTTATTTCCTTTAAACAAATGCAACTAAAGGATTTGCGAGTGAATACTTTGAATGGCGTCATTGTCACAAACCCTCCATATGGAGAGAGGTTAGGGGATAAGCCCGAAGTAGAGCAATTATATCGAGATATGGGAGAAGTTTTTTCTCCACTTGACACTTGGTCAATCTATATATTAACTTCGCATCCTCATTTTGAACAACTTTATGGAAAAAAAGCGACAAAGAAAAGAAAGTTATTCAATGGGTTTATTAAAACAGATTATTACCAATTTTGGGGTAATAAAAAATAA
- a CDS encoding DUF2564 family protein — MDKINHQGLISGLSDEEQLDLAVKAAQKITSSATMQLNEEVKKNAKQAVSDAIVQYEKVKSSREEHNEQLLNEQLKKINECQHQLNTSFK; from the coding sequence ATGGATAAAATTAATCATCAAGGGTTAATTAGTGGCTTAAGTGATGAAGAGCAACTTGATTTAGCTGTTAAAGCGGCTCAAAAAATAACAAGTAGTGCCACGATGCAATTAAATGAAGAGGTTAAGAAAAATGCAAAACAAGCTGTTTCCGATGCAATCGTGCAATATGAGAAGGTAAAATCCTCTAGAGAAGAACATAACGAGCAATTATTAAATGAACAACTAAAAAAAATAAATGAATGTCAACATCAATTGAACACTTCTTTTAAGTAA
- the cspD gene encoding cold-shock protein CspD, which translates to MQQTGKVKWFNNEKGFGFIEVEGGDDVFVHFTAIQEEGFKSLEEGQEVSFEIVEGNRGPQAANVSKI; encoded by the coding sequence ATGCAACAAACTGGAAAAGTAAAATGGTTCAATAATGAAAAGGGATTTGGCTTCATCGAGGTTGAAGGAGGAGACGATGTATTCGTTCACTTCACAGCTATTCAAGAAGAAGGATTTAAATCATTAGAAGAAGGTCAAGAAGTTTCTTTTGAAATTGTTGAAGGAAACCGTGGACCTCAAGCTGCTAATGTTTCTAAAATCTAA
- a CDS encoding YpbS family protein, with the protein MSEVHKEITKHSNSQHQHVKSFLHLEQLRETLIDEAVSLCRQNKPFDVQKINQVTKEMNHLSQRGIVPTRKMVTPEMVHEYVKKKFL; encoded by the coding sequence ATGAGTGAAGTACACAAAGAGATAACAAAGCATAGCAATAGTCAACATCAACATGTGAAGAGCTTTCTTCATCTGGAGCAATTAAGAGAAACATTGATTGATGAAGCAGTAAGCTTATGTAGACAAAATAAACCATTCGATGTACAAAAAATTAATCAAGTTACAAAAGAAATGAATCACCTATCCCAAAGAGGGATTGTTCCGACAAGGAAAATGGTGACGCCAGAAATGGTGCACGAATATGTGAAAAAGAAGTTCCTCTGA
- a CDS encoding ATP-dependent DNA helicase yields MLGAKLPFSLSKDESFYEALNGWIGDVLYDILPEHGFEIRDEQVYMAFQLDRAFKDKQVIFAEAGVGTGKTIVYLLYSLCYARYSGKPAIITCADETLIEQLVKKQGDIAKLEEILNINMDVRLAKSSSNYLCLNKLDGQMDQNDHFGEIYNGLPTFVEDTKGMQSFFHYGDRKQYPHLNDDQWEQINWDRFQDCFSCPKRHRCGLTLTRDYYRNATDFIICSHDFYMEHIWTEEARKREGQLPLLPKHSCVVFDEGHLLEYAAQKALTYKVKKNTLHFYLEKLLTNDMREQTSLLIEEVIVNNDQFFYEIKNHHERVEGSNRLKIIKNKDLLFSARQLLSNVERLTEALVFESEMYAIDHYDLRIVEEYLEQLQYSFHLFLNDQKAIYWGEEDGDEQVFIVMPKKVEDTLKKELFSIKKPYIFSSATMTSHNGDFDYLAKSLGIEDYLSFSVNSPFAYDQQMKATALYSKDSTWEPSKQREIVNDLLLENQGATLILFRAEEELQQFKRYFKHKNNILFEGDQEISELVSQFQKQKETTLCAVHLWEGLDIPGQALTQVIIWSLPFPSNDPVFEAKRADSNDPYVEVDLPYMTLRLKQGIGRLIRTSADSGKVFIFVDRKEAKRIKEKIQNVVPTSLHEK; encoded by the coding sequence ATGTTAGGAGCGAAATTGCCTTTTTCACTATCTAAAGATGAAAGCTTTTATGAGGCATTAAATGGTTGGATTGGAGATGTTCTTTACGATATTCTTCCTGAGCATGGCTTTGAAATAAGAGATGAGCAAGTGTACATGGCATTTCAGTTAGACCGAGCTTTTAAAGATAAACAAGTGATTTTTGCCGAAGCTGGAGTAGGAACAGGAAAAACGATTGTTTATTTGTTATATTCACTATGCTATGCAAGGTATTCGGGTAAACCAGCTATTATTACTTGTGCAGATGAAACACTTATTGAGCAGCTTGTGAAAAAACAAGGAGATATAGCTAAATTAGAAGAAATATTAAATATTAACATGGATGTTCGCTTAGCGAAGTCTTCATCAAATTATTTATGTCTAAATAAATTAGATGGGCAAATGGATCAAAATGATCATTTTGGTGAGATATACAACGGTCTTCCAACGTTTGTTGAGGATACGAAAGGAATGCAAAGCTTTTTTCATTATGGGGATCGAAAACAATATCCTCACTTAAATGATGATCAGTGGGAACAGATTAATTGGGATCGTTTTCAAGATTGCTTTTCATGTCCTAAACGTCATCGTTGTGGATTAACGTTAACAAGAGACTATTATCGAAATGCAACTGATTTTATTATATGTTCACATGACTTTTATATGGAGCATATATGGACTGAAGAAGCACGGAAACGAGAAGGTCAATTGCCATTATTGCCAAAACATAGTTGCGTGGTTTTTGATGAAGGTCATTTGTTAGAATATGCAGCGCAAAAAGCATTAACCTATAAAGTTAAAAAGAACACACTCCATTTTTATTTAGAGAAACTGCTCACAAATGACATGAGAGAACAAACATCACTTTTGATTGAAGAGGTCATTGTGAATAACGACCAATTTTTTTATGAAATAAAGAATCATCATGAAAGAGTTGAAGGGTCTAATCGTCTCAAAATTATAAAAAACAAAGACCTTTTATTCTCTGCTAGGCAATTGTTAAGCAATGTAGAAAGGTTAACGGAGGCTTTAGTTTTTGAAAGTGAAATGTACGCAATTGATCATTATGATTTAAGGATTGTTGAGGAGTATTTAGAACAACTTCAGTACAGTTTTCATCTTTTTCTTAACGATCAAAAAGCCATTTATTGGGGAGAAGAAGATGGAGATGAGCAAGTATTCATCGTTATGCCTAAAAAAGTTGAAGATACATTAAAAAAGGAACTGTTCTCGATTAAAAAACCTTATATTTTCTCCTCAGCTACGATGACTAGTCACAATGGAGATTTTGATTATTTAGCGAAAAGCTTAGGGATAGAAGATTACCTATCGTTTTCTGTAAATTCACCATTTGCCTATGATCAGCAAATGAAAGCGACAGCACTATACTCAAAAGATTCGACGTGGGAACCGTCCAAGCAAAGAGAAATTGTGAATGATCTTCTTCTAGAGAACCAAGGAGCCACCCTTATTTTATTTCGAGCAGAAGAAGAATTGCAGCAATTCAAGCGATATTTTAAGCATAAAAACAACATTCTTTTTGAAGGTGATCAAGAAATTAGTGAATTAGTAAGCCAATTTCAAAAACAAAAGGAGACAACTTTATGTGCAGTACATTTATGGGAAGGATTAGATATTCCAGGGCAGGCATTGACACAAGTTATTATTTGGTCGTTACCTTTTCCTTCTAATGACCCAGTTTTTGAAGCAAAACGCGCTGATAGTAATGACCCTTATGTTGAAGTAGACCTTCCATATATGACACTCCGATTGAAGCAAGGCATCGGAAGGTTGATAAGAACAAGTGCTGATAGTGGAAAAGTGTTTATTTTCGTTGATCGCAAAGAAGCTAAAAGGATAAAAGAAAAAATACAAAATGTGGTTCCAACCAGTTTGCATGAAAAGTAA
- a CDS encoding dynamin family protein — protein sequence MKVNQLKMEILSIFENIKDQLSQSERNKWLYLSEKVESGKIYIAFTGHFSAGKSSILNALVLGEILPSSPVPTSSTIVMLGKGNNMVEATTKDGEIYRWIEGIQPKQIQLLCKGEEVEKVKISSDDFNLKENLMLLDTPGIDSTDTWHQERTNNALYLADAIFYVTDYHHVQSEQNIQFIKNQINKGKNIFLIVNQIDKHNEKEISWSEYEKRIQGTFIPIGLKQENILFTSIYNDELENDLYRLLHNIKRSSIKESIDSLLDDWQEEQIHLVREDLKTSLEDIKKLPSLHQERKQVEKQLNIIASEGLNKIGELRKSIQSIISNANLTPFHIRESIENFIEVKQDTFKKGFVFSKKKTEQTKKQRIQELITQFQKQLDAELNWHLREELKSFYDQNQLSDPTILKEMNEFQLCLDSDDFERVLKEGALLNNEYVLQYGADLKNYVSRMVKSSLDPMLNHIEDEFETRNRINIDEKSAIIIELTEKIERLTEVKERVNNIKQKREQLLQIDGSHSSLKDDHNVYYMKKDEWPFQIKQKGQTKTKQIGRKKKMPRLKEPDQFLLQASVEVQKIDGFENEANKLQNRAKSVKNKTFTVALFGAFSAGKSSFANAWIKDNIFPSSPTPTTAVITKLTRPNSIFMHKQVVISYKTRENFQKEIHRFLNEHGYRDVEIEEGLIQLSKNGSISVKERASVYKSGLSLLEKKKKQQVISIDQLQTYAVKEEEAVIIEEIVIYYDCSLTRSGVTIVDTPGA from the coding sequence ATGAAAGTAAATCAATTGAAAATGGAAATACTATCTATATTCGAAAACATTAAGGATCAATTAAGTCAATCGGAGAGAAATAAGTGGCTTTATTTAAGTGAAAAAGTTGAGAGTGGAAAAATATATATAGCTTTTACTGGACATTTCTCAGCGGGGAAATCCTCGATTTTAAACGCTCTTGTACTTGGAGAAATATTGCCATCAAGTCCTGTACCAACAAGTTCGACCATTGTTATGCTCGGTAAAGGTAACAATATGGTAGAAGCCACAACAAAGGATGGGGAAATATACAGATGGATTGAAGGCATTCAGCCGAAGCAGATTCAACTATTGTGTAAAGGAGAAGAGGTTGAAAAAGTAAAGATCTCAAGTGATGATTTTAATCTAAAAGAAAATCTAATGTTGTTAGATACACCTGGAATTGACTCAACGGATACGTGGCATCAAGAAAGAACTAATAATGCCCTCTATTTAGCCGATGCAATCTTCTATGTTACCGACTACCATCATGTTCAATCAGAGCAAAACATACAGTTCATTAAAAATCAAATCAATAAAGGAAAAAATATTTTCTTAATCGTAAACCAAATTGATAAGCATAATGAAAAGGAGATATCTTGGTCTGAATACGAAAAAAGAATCCAAGGGACATTTATACCAATTGGATTAAAGCAAGAGAATATTTTGTTTACTTCTATATATAATGACGAACTAGAGAATGATCTTTATCGACTTTTACATAATATTAAGCGTAGTTCAATAAAAGAGAGTATTGATTCCTTATTGGATGATTGGCAAGAGGAACAAATCCATTTAGTGAGAGAGGATTTAAAAACTTCTCTTGAGGATATTAAGAAACTACCCTCATTGCATCAAGAAAGAAAGCAAGTAGAGAAACAGCTTAATATTATTGCATCAGAAGGGTTAAACAAAATTGGAGAGCTAAGAAAATCCATTCAATCGATCATAAGTAATGCCAATCTAACTCCTTTTCATATACGTGAGTCCATTGAAAACTTTATAGAAGTGAAACAGGATACCTTTAAAAAAGGGTTTGTTTTCTCTAAAAAGAAAACGGAACAAACAAAGAAACAGCGTATTCAAGAATTAATCACGCAATTTCAAAAGCAATTAGATGCTGAATTGAATTGGCACTTAAGAGAGGAGCTCAAATCTTTTTATGATCAAAACCAATTATCTGATCCAACCATTTTGAAAGAAATGAACGAATTTCAGCTTTGTCTGGACAGTGATGATTTTGAAAGAGTATTAAAAGAAGGAGCACTTCTTAATAATGAATATGTTTTGCAATACGGGGCAGATTTAAAAAACTATGTTTCAAGAATGGTCAAGTCTTCACTAGATCCAATGTTAAATCATATAGAAGATGAATTTGAGACAAGAAATCGTATAAATATAGATGAAAAATCGGCAATCATTATTGAACTGACAGAAAAGATTGAACGTCTAACAGAGGTTAAGGAACGCGTGAACAACATTAAGCAGAAAAGGGAACAACTTTTGCAGATTGATGGGTCACATTCCTCTTTAAAAGATGATCATAACGTTTATTACATGAAAAAAGATGAATGGCCTTTTCAAATAAAACAAAAAGGACAAACAAAGACAAAACAAATCGGACGTAAAAAGAAAATGCCTCGGTTAAAAGAGCCAGATCAGTTCCTTTTACAGGCGAGTGTTGAAGTTCAGAAGATTGATGGCTTTGAAAATGAAGCGAACAAGCTCCAAAATAGAGCAAAAAGTGTTAAAAATAAAACATTTACGGTCGCATTATTTGGAGCGTTTAGCGCAGGAAAATCAAGTTTTGCAAACGCATGGATTAAGGATAATATTTTTCCAAGTTCACCTACACCAACAACAGCCGTCATCACAAAATTAACAAGGCCGAATTCTATCTTTATGCATAAGCAAGTTGTCATTTCCTATAAGACAAGAGAAAACTTTCAAAAAGAAATTCATCGTTTTTTAAACGAACATGGATATAGAGATGTCGAAATAGAAGAAGGCTTAATACAATTATCGAAGAACGGTTCGATATCAGTGAAGGAAAGAGCATCAGTCTATAAAAGTGGCTTGTCTTTATTAGAAAAGAAGAAGAAACAGCAGGTAATCTCAATAGACCAATTACAAACATATGCAGTAAAAGAAGAAGAAGCTGTTATTATAGAAGAAATTGTTATTTATTATGACTGCTCTTTAACAAGAAGTGGTGTAACAATTGTAGATACACCAGGAGCTTAG
- a CDS encoding class I SAM-dependent methyltransferase: MSENWSKRSEKKWDETAKDWNESSRTMWDNGSRKDIIPFFTQHIKSPCEVLDVGCGDGYGSQKLMEQGFKVHGVDLSHEMIKIARNRKGVNLSFQQANMMDLPYENQQFDALMVINAIEWTEHPLAALKELKRVVKVGGFLLIGILGPTAHPRTYSFPRLHNEESICNTMMPWEFERLALENNWTVVDGKGVYRKGVSNQNFDSLPNDLKQALSFMWLYMLKRKG, from the coding sequence ATGAGTGAAAATTGGTCTAAACGTTCAGAGAAAAAATGGGATGAGACGGCAAAAGATTGGAATGAATCGAGCCGAACTATGTGGGATAACGGAAGTAGAAAAGATATCATTCCCTTTTTTACACAGCATATAAAATCACCTTGTGAAGTATTAGATGTTGGCTGTGGAGATGGGTATGGATCGCAAAAACTAATGGAGCAAGGTTTTAAAGTACATGGTGTTGACCTTTCTCACGAAATGATAAAAATTGCAAGAAATAGGAAGGGTGTAAATTTATCCTTTCAACAAGCAAATATGATGGATTTACCATATGAAAATCAACAGTTTGATGCGTTGATGGTTATTAATGCTATAGAATGGACAGAACATCCATTAGCGGCTTTAAAAGAATTAAAAAGAGTAGTTAAAGTGGGTGGTTTTTTATTAATAGGAATTTTAGGACCCACTGCTCATCCTAGAACTTATAGTTTTCCAAGGTTACACAATGAGGAATCTATTTGTAATACGATGATGCCATGGGAATTTGAGAGGTTGGCTTTAGAAAATAATTGGACAGTAGTGGACGGAAAGGGAGTGTATAGAAAAGGAGTGTCAAACCAAAATTTTGATTCTTTACCAAATGATTTAAAACAGGCTTTATCATTCATGTGGTTGTATATGTTAAAAAGAAAAGGGTAA